In the Fusarium falciforme chromosome 6, complete sequence genome, ATGAGACTTTGTTCCCTAATGCGCCGGTCAACTCAGGACCAAGAGCGCTCTTTGGGCATTCTTACGGAGGGTTATTCACTCTAAACGCGCTCTTCACAAAGCCCGAGGCGTTTGACACATTTATCGCCGCAAGCCCATCCATCTGGTTCAACCACGAGTGCATCGTCCGAGAGCAAGAAGCCCGCTTCCACGAGCGCGAACCCCCCACGGGCAAAGCCCCACGCCTGCTCGTCATGTTTGGCGGCGCCGAGCAGACCCTGATTCGCCAGCCCGGCGACTCTGACGAGACGTTCAAGCGCAAGCAAAAGTGGGCTgcggcgaggaagatgaaggacAACGCGCTGGAgctggcggcgaggatggagGAGTCGCCCAATGTGAGGGGGGTTTGGAAGTGGGAGTTTGAGGGGGAGGATCATGGGGGTGCTGCGCCTTGTGCGTTGCAGAGGGGGCTTGTGAGGTTTTTGCTGGATCAGAAGCTGGATTTGTAGAGTTGGGGTGAATTCTAGTGGGAGAGAGATGGCCTCTGAAATACTAGATGCCATTAACTATCACTGATTGGTGGTTACGTCTATTGTAATGGTAAAGAATGCCAAGTTGGAATGGTCTGAACGAAGGTGGAAGAACTACATTTGAATCACTTCTTTACCGGCTGGCAAATAATCCAGTTAATGTGCCCGCAAGGCCACAAGAACGATTCCTTTCCGCTTCTCATCTCCCATCCAGTTGCATCAGCACCGCAACTACGAAGCAgcgcctcaacctcctctggCTCTCTAGTCCGTAGTGAAGACACAACTCCGTCCCAGATCAAGACTAACGGTATAACCGGAATGAGCCatgtgaagatgaagacggaTGGAGCTCCCCATTTCAAGGCGTAGTAGGGCGCTGAAAGGATGACCCCGATTGGTAGAAGGAGGTCTGCCATGAAGCTCAAGACGCTGCGGTTTTGAAGCTCAAATATAGCAAAGCCTTGCTTCCGTTCAACCGTGTCTTTCAGAATGCGTCGAGCCAAATCATCGTCGAAGTGATGGAATGCCAGGTTGAACAGGCGAAAGACGCTTCGACCGTCCTTGGATTGGGTAAGCCTCTCAGGAGCCCGAGATGCATCCACACTTTGACCTTCATAAGTGATATGCGGGTTCTGACTGGCGATGCGTGCCCACGCGTCAATGTTTGGGTGGACATCCGTTAGAACAAAGTCGACTTCTTCACGGTTACTATTGCGTAGGTATGTGTTGACTTGTCGCTCGATAAGCGGTGATGGACCACCAGCTCCAGCGCAAAAGTCGACGAATCTTAGTGACGAGAGGGACGAATCCAGGTGCTGGATGAGCTTTAATGCTGCGATTTGGGCCGGTGATCGGCTAGGAATGGAGAGATCCATGGACCACGTTTGGGCGAGGATAGCTTGGACTATCACACGCAGTGAGGGTGAGAACCTGGCATCATGTGAGAAGGCTtgaatattataaagatggTAAATTTCGAAACTCACCATGGTTGGTCATCAATTTCAAAGATGTGCATGCGAGGTATGAGATGAGGCATTTTGGATAACAAAGAGAAATTAGCAGGGTTAGATAGAAACCCTGATCGATGAGACGTGTTACGagttttatagcttttaagaGGCTCCCCTATCTTCCCTTGAGAAATGAAAATATCCAAGCTTGTGATGTCATGCTACTATGCAGGGCTGACCTTGACAACCCATGTTGGGAAAACGGAGCGCTGCTTGTCTGCACTTTGCTTCGCTTCCTGCTTACGCGGCCCACCTCAACGTATTCTCGTATTGCGGTAGAAACGTCTAGGGGCCAAGTGGAAATAGGCGGGCATAGGAAAATTGGCTGCCTCTAGGTTATAATGGCATGCTCGAGTTTGAATGTTCTGTTGGCTGAGGAAGCAAAAGTGACGACTCCGGAACAGCATTTGGCTTTCCAGTTATATTTGGCTTGGCTTACTGAACTTTGCTTGTATTTCTGTGAAGGGGAGTACCTCCGGTTGACAACCTGAAGTCACCATTTGGCAGATTATTTCCACCGATTTTCCACCGCCTGAATCCTGTAGTTGTACTGTAGTTTCTATACTTTGCACGAGCTATCAAAGAGGGTTATTGCCCCCCATTCATACCCTTGGAACCGTGTTTTATGTCATGCCATTAATCCAGACCAGAGAAACATTGCAATGAGAACACTATGAACACCCAAGTGAACAGCTGGTCCTCCCAGTGTCTTTCCAAGCTCTCCCTTGGTTTCGATCCCATAGACTAGCCGAACTATAGCTCTGTATGTAGGCCAACAGTGCCAAAACGCGAATGCAAGGGCCACGAGGCGTGATGATTCGTCAAAAGGCCTTGTCAGAAAGACAAAGGCGATGAGGTTGGTGAAAAGGATGAGGCCGCCGTAGCATTGTAGAATAAGAGATGCGGACGGCGTGAGAGGTAAGAGTTGAGCCGCTGGCCTCAATATGAAGGTGAAACCGGCAAAGGTTGAGATGATGTCGTGGATGAGGAAGGGCAACTTGGCTAGAGAGAGCATCATGAAGTGGGGTCCGAGTTGATATCGCAGCGAGGAGTTGTAGCGCACTTGATTCTATAAGGCGCTCTTGGCACAATTAATATACTCGGTTCTTCACAGCGTGTCATTCTTGTAGCATCTTCAGATGCTCCCTGGCTGATACGCGATTGGCTGGCGGCTGGTACTGCCCAGTACAGTAAAAGTCTCAGCCTCAATAAGATCGTCTGTTAACTGACAGTTTTCGAGCCCTATGCAGCGACATTCCCCACAAGGCCGAATCGTATATAGTACGAGCTTACTCTTGTTCAGGGGCAGTATGCTTAGTCGCACATGGATCTATCCCGGTAAAGCCCTGGGGATTGAATGGATCGTTGTAACGGTCGTCTATTCTTATGGTGATGAATCTGATATGGTATCATTTACGCCTGATCCTTGGTCCAGTGATATTGTGCTGCCGGGTGATCCGCTGGAGGCCTCGCAAGACCCTTCTTCCCGTACAGGTTCTCCCGATAGGTTCCCCCGTCGACAGCGTAGTCATCCCAAAAGAGGCCTCGCTTCCTCAACACAGGCAGCAAATCAGAAATGACCTCCTCAAAGGTTGCAGGCAGGAGGGCATAAGACAGGTTAAATCCGTCAATGTCAGCCTCGTCAATCCACCTTTCCATCTCGTCGGCAATACGCTCCGGTGTTCCGGCCACTGTTGCTCCCAGTCCGCCGACCTTGATGTGGTTTGCTACAGTGTGCTTTGTCCACTTTGGCACGCCTGGTAGAGACTTGGACCAAGACTCGACAGCCGAACGGATCGCGTTGGATTCGACGTATCGGAGTTCTTCGTCATCGCCGTACTGAGCAAGGTCGATACCCGTCCAGCCACCAAACAAAGCCAGAGCTCCATCTTCAGAACCGTAGCTCACGAGCTCTTTGTATCTCgcgtctgcttcttcttgcgtcTTTCCGATGATGGGACagaacatggccaagaacTTGATAGATGCAGGATCACGGTTAAACTGCTCCTTTGCCAGGGTGCGAATCTCTGCCACGTTCTTGGCAACCACGGCAGGACTGTGACCGGCCACAAAGATCGCCTCTGCGTGCTTGGCGGCAAAGTTCTTTCCGGCTTTAGAGGTGCCGGCTTGAAGGATGAGGGGAGTGCGCTGGGGAGATGGCTGGCAGATGTGAGGACCTGGGACGTTGTAGTACTTTCCCTCGTGGTTGATGAGACGGACGAGGGAAGGATCTGTGTATACTCCCTTTTCGCGGTCTAGTTTGACTGCATCGTCACGCCATGAGGATTGCCTGAGATGATCAGTTGAGATCCGATGACGTTGGGCATATGACTTACCAGAGCTTGTAAGTGACATCCACGTATTCCTCAGCAATGGCATATCTCTCATCATGACTAGGCTGCTCTGTGTGCCCCAGGTTTCTAGCAGCAGAGTCAAGGTAGCCCGTCACAATGTTCCAGCCAAGTCGTCCACCTGTGAGGTGGTCCACGGTGCTCAGACGGCGTGCCAGATGATATGGCTGCTCGTAAGTAGTTGCCACGGTCACACCAAAGCCAATGTTCTTTGTGGCAGCTGCCATGGCAGGTACAGTGGCCAGGGGCTCATTAACCGGCCATTGAGCACCAGAGATGATGGCAGGATCTGGGTTTCGAGGCCCTTTGTAGACATCATAAGATCCCTTTCACTGTTAGTTAAACGAAGTATGAAAAAGGTTGGTTCAACTCACGAGAACGTCGGCAATAAAGATGCCGTGAAACTTTCCCTTTTCTAGCAACTGCGCGAGCTTCACCCAGTGACTGATGTTGTTGAAGTCCCAGGAGCGATCATCCGGGTGCCTCCAAAGACCAGGAGACTGATGACCACTGCAAGACTCTACAAATGcattgatgatgagctgcttcttgggcttTGCAGCCGCAGCAGACGTTTCGGTAGACATTGTGTTGGTTGGTTCAGCTCAACGCGAATGCAGAGGTTCAAGAGAAGCTGCAGGAATAACCTCATAAAGCCAAGATGGAGGTGATTCTTACAGGAGTGATAAGAGCTATTATCTAGGATTACGCAATTGAGGGGAAGCTCGAGTGCCGTCGGATTGTCGGGTCACCGGCTTGCACAATAATGCTACCCCGATCGCGTGCTCGCGGAGGTGGGTCAGCTAGGTCTTGGTTATCATGAGCTGATGGTGAGGGAGAATTCTTGGACGAAATAAACTCGGGAATTTTATGTAAAAACTCCTTGAACTCAGAGAGTGTATGAATTCGTTTATATGACAGAAACAGGTTGTATTGATAGGAAAGGGGGGTGGGTCGAAGCAAGCAGAATGAGTTGCATCTGTCAAGCCAACAACAGGGCGCCGGCATAGTAACAGGAATGCTATGGAATACATCAAGTCCCGCAATTACTGATAAGATCTTGCCATCTTTCACGAATACCGGGGTTGCCAACCATTACCGAACACTGCCGAATCTACCACTCACCATTTTAGCCCCGTAAGGCGTCAACTCTTAAAACACCAATCACAACATCTCGTAAAAGATAACATCAATTCACTCCTCTCAAAGAGTCGCAGATCATACGAGTCTTTCTGGAGCTGAGGTCTGCATCCCACGTGTACCTGACACCATCTGTAGATCAAGATTCGTCATGAACCAGCTGAATACTTGCTCATCTTGAAAGTGCCGAGGTCGATCGGAGCCGCGTGGACCCTGCATTTACGAATAACGAGATGCAGACCTGAAGAAACGCAATGCCATGCACGAACATGTTGAAGTTGAGTGGCTGATGGCTCCCCCCAACATCTATAAAGTTCCACAAGTCGAAGGTCGCCACCTGCATAGCTTTGCCCAGTTCCCTCACCGAAATACCCTCACCTAAACATTGCCCCCAACCTAACCCTAACCATGGCTACTCCTCCTTTTGAGAGTACAGACCCTGCCGTCTACGCCGAGTATGAGGCTCAGTGGTCGGATCTTCCCAAGGACGCAGAGGGTTGGATCAAGCGTGCCCAAGATGTTGCCGATGTGCTAGCCAAGGACGTTGTCGTCCGTGAGCAGGCCAACAAGTCCCCCAAGGCTGAAGTTTCTCTTTTGAAGCATTCTGGTTTGCTCAAGATTCTTGGTCCGGCCAAgtatggtggtggtgagcaGCCTTGGAGTGTTGGGTTTCGGGCGGTTCGCGAGGTTGCCAAGAAGGATGGGTGAGCCTACTCTTACCTTTTGaattagtatttatactGATATGATCATAGCTCGATTGGTATGCTGCTGGGCTATCATCTCGTGTGGGCAACTGCCGCCAACGTCGTTGGCAGCCCTGAGCAAGCCGACAGAACGCAAAAGCTCATCATTACCAACAACTACTTTGTCGGAGGAGCTGTCAACCCCCGTGACAGCGATCTCAAGATCACTTCTGATGGTGACAAGATCGTCTTTAACGGTTTCAAGAATTTCAGCACCGGAGGCGTCATCTCAGATCTGACCGTCCTGGAGGGCGTCTACGGAGAAAAGGAAGAGCACATCTTTGCTGTCGTGCCTACACAGCAGGCTGGTATCCAGTTTAAACATAACTGGGATAACATTGGTGTGCGATTGACGGAGTCTGGAAGTGTCAACATCGAGAATGTGTCGGCCCCTTGGAGTGATGCCCTAGGATGGGATGCTGAGGCTAAGAAGCCTGATCCTAACATTCTGGCTATTCCTTTTGCCAGCTTGCTTCTTCCTACGTAAGTACTTATCTCGGAGATACAAGTGCACTTACTAACGGTATGATAGTGTACAGCTCAACTTTGCCAACCTCTACCTTGGCATCGCTGCTGGTGCTCTGGAGTACGCATCTCAGTACACCCTCAAGAGCACCCGAGCCTGGCCCTACGGCGGCGACGTAAGTGCTACGACTTCAAATCCACCGCTCATCTCTAACAGACTTCCAGaacaaggaaaaggccaCTGACGAGTTCTACATCCTCTCCACCTACGGCAACTTCCTCGCCCACATCCGCGCAGCCGAAGCCCTGGCCGAAAAAGTAATCGCCAAAACCGACGAAATCTACGCCGAGTACTCCACCAACCGATCCCAAGTCACAGCCGAGAAGCGCGGCGAGTTTGCCGAATGGGTCGCCAGCCTCAAGGTGGTCACCACCGACACAGGGCTCAGAGTCACGGCTGGCGTGTTTGAGGTTACGGGGTCGAGGGCTACGGCTTCTAAGGCTGGGCTGGATCGGTTCTGGAGGGACCTTAGGACGCATACGTTGCATGATCCTGTTGCTTATAAGAATCGGGAGTTGGGGAGGTATCACTTGCTTGGGGAGTATCCTGAGCCTACGTGGTATACTTAGGCGCTGTGTTTGCGTGCACTTTACACCCCTTGCTGTAGCGAATTGAAACCGTGTTTTATCCAGGGTACAATCTATATACCCCCCTACCCGATTACCCCAATGTACTCCTgatatattcctttattGCTACCCAAGCCCAATCCCAGTCATGATACATGATCGACATCAACCGCCTGCGGGCCATATGTCACCGCCCCGCAGTGACTATCATCCAGACACCCATCTTATTGAACGCAGCACTGCTCTGGAGCCTGTTCAGGATTATGTGCCGCTTCGCCTTCCTTGATCAACGccagctcctgctcctgaGACTGGATCATTGGTGCCAATCGCTCACGGAGCTCTGCAAACTTGCTCCTCCACCAGTATCCCATCTTCAGCCACTTGGTCACCGTCCAGTCCTCCTGGTACTCGGAGAGTAGTGCTTCCAGCTGCCCTTTCATGACGGGTTCATCTGTCGCTGCCCATGCGATTGCAAGAG is a window encoding:
- a CDS encoding Acyl-CoA-dh-2 domain-containing protein, producing MATPPFESTDPAVYAEYEAQWSDLPKDAEGWIKRAQDVADVLAKDVVVREQANKSPKAEVSLLKHSGLLKILGPAKYGGGEQPWSVGFRAVREVAKKDGSIGMLLGYHLVWATAANVVGSPEQADRTQKLIITNNYFVGGAVNPRDSDLKITSDGDKIVFNGFKNFSTGGVISDLTVLEGVYGEKEEHIFAVVPTQQAGIQFKHNWDNIGVRLTESGSVNIENVSAPWSDALGWDAEAKKPDPNILAIPFASLLLPTVQLNFANLYLGIAAGALEYASQYTLKSTRAWPYGGDNKEKATDEFYILSTYGNFLAHIRAAEALAEKVIAKTDEIYAEYSTNRSQVTAEKRGEFAEWVASLKVVTTDTGLRVTAGVFEVTGSRATASKAGLDRFWRDLRTHTLHDPVAYKNRELGRYHLLGEYPEPTWYT
- a CDS encoding Bac-luciferase domain-containing protein, whose protein sequence is MSTETSAAAAKPKKQLIINAFVESCSGHQSPGLWRHPDDRSWDFNNISHWVKLAQLLEKGKFHGIFIADVLGSYDVYKGPRNPDPAIISGAQWPVNEPLATVPAMAAATKNIGFGVTVATTYEQPYHLARRLSTVDHLTGGRLGWNIVTGYLDSAARNLGHTEQPSHDERYAIAEEYVDVTYKLWQSSWRDDAVKLDREKGVYTDPSLVRLINHEGKYYNVPGPHICQPSPQRTPLILQAGTSKAGKNFAAKHAEAIFVAGHSPAVVAKNVAEIRTLAKEQFNRDPASIKFLAMFCPIIGKTQEEADARYKELVSYGSEDGALALFGGWTGIDLAQYGDDEELRYVESNAIRSAVESWSKSLPGVPKWTKHTVANHIKVGGLGATVAGTPERIADEMERWIDEADIDGFNLSYALLPATFEEVISDLLPVLRKRGLFWDDYAVDGGTYRENLYGKKGLARPPADHPAAQYHWTKDQA